TTTCCATTGCAGGGGATCAGTGCTCATCTCTCCCCTAGCTATTGAATAGAGAACGGGAACGATATCCGAATCCATTTTCATAAGAAGCGGCTGGGCTTCGGGGTCGCCGAAGCGGCAGTTAAATTCAAGCACCTTGAAACTGCCGTCCTTTATCATCAGCCCGGCGTAGAGAATCCCCTTGTAGGTTCTCCCCTCTGATTTCATGGCCCGCACTGTCGGAATCATAACCTCGTCAATTATTCTCCGCCTTAACTCATCTGTTACCAAAGGGGCAGGGGTATACGCGCCCATTCCTCCCGTGTTCGGGCCCCTGTCTCCGTCATATATGGGCTTGTGATCCTGGGAAGTTTCAAGCGGAAGTATGTTCTCTCCGTCTGTGAAGGCGAAAAAAGAGGCTTCCTCGCCCGTAAGAAATTCCTCTATCACGACCTTCGTTCCTGCCTCGCCGAACGCCGCGCGCTCCATCATTGAGCGAACCGCGTCCTCTCCCTCCTCGCGGGAGTGGCATATGATAACGCCCTTGCCGGCGGCGAGACCGTCTGCCTTCACCACGAAAGGGGGCTCGCTCTCCCCTATCTTGGCAATCGCCTGCCCGAGATCGGTGAACACAGAATATTCTCCGGTTGGAATTCCGTATTTCTTCATCAGTTTCTTTGAGAATATCTTGCTTCCTTCAAGCTCCGCCGCGGCTTTAGAGGGACCAAAAACCAAAAGACCCTCTTTTTCAAAAGAATCTGTTATTCCTTCACAAAGAGGCTGCTCGGGGCCAACAACTGTAAGATCCACGGACTCTTTCTTGACGAACTGCGCAAGCGAATCAAAATCTCCGACGCCGATAGCCACACACTCGGCATGGCGGCTTATCCCGGCGTTTCCGGGAGCACAGTAGGTTCTCTCCACAAGAGGGCTTTGGCTTATTTTCCAGCAGAGCGCATGCTCCCTCCCGCCACCTCCGACGACAAGTACTTTCATTTGAAACCTCTTATAAAATTAGATGCAAGGATATCATTGTGCCCGGCAAAGGCGTGATATCATTCAACCGTGACAACCTTGGCCAGATTCCTCGGCTGATCAACATCTGTCCCCAGAATATTGGCTATGTGATAAGCCATAAACTGAACGGGGATAACCGATACCATCGGGCTTACAAGGTAAGAGCTTTTCGGAATCACTATCTTCCTGTCCCTTTCGTCGGGAAGCCGAAGCTCTCTATCCGACGTTATGAAAATTATTCGCCCTCCCCTGGCCTTTACCTCCTGAAAATTTCCAAGGAGCTTTTTGTAATATACATCCTCCTCCGGAGCTATAAACACAACGGGCATGTTCCTGTCTATAAGAGCTATGGGACCGTGCTTCATCTCCCCGGCGGCATATCCTTCGGCGTGGATGTATGAAATCTCTTTTAGCTTAAGCGCTCCTTCAAGGGCCACGGGGTAATTAATTCCCCGGCCCAGATATATAAAATTCCTGTAACCGTAAAAATCTCTTGAAAGCTCCCTGAGACGTTCATCGAGCCCAAGAACTTCCTGCTGGAGTTTTGAAACCGATATGGCATCGGCTATCAGCTGCCTAGCCCTTTTTGAATCAATCGTCTTCCTTGAAATCGCGAGATATACGGAAAGAAGATAGAACGCCATTACCTGCGTCGTGAAAGACTTTGTGGAGGCAACCCCGATCTCAGGTCCCGCCTTTGTAGCTATGACGCAGTCAGACTCTCTTGAGATTTTGCTCAGCGCAACGTTCGTTATTCCGATTGAGTTCATACCGAGTTCCTTGGCCTTTAGAAGCGCTTCCGAGGTGTCTGCGGTCTCACCCGACTGAGAAACCGCGATAAAAAGGGTGTCGGGGCCAACGACCGGATTTCGGTGTCGAAACTCCGATGCAAGCTCCACCTGAGTGTTCACTCCCGCGACTTCCTCTATCATATACTTCCCTATAAGAGCAGCGTGGTAGGAAGTGCCGCAGGCCGCGATAATGATTCTTTGCGTGTTTCGCAAAAGCGAGGGATCCAAGTCCTCAAAAACCACTTTCCTCATGTCCGCCGTGAATTTCCCCCGAAGCGTATCGAAGATGGCCGCGGGCTGTTCGAAAATTTCTTTCAGCATGTAATGGCGATATCCTGACTTCTCAGTTACCGAAGGGTCCCAGTCCACAACCGTCGGGTCTCTGCTAACGTCATTGCCGGCGGCGTCGGTTACGGAAATGCCGTTTTCTTCCAGAACCACGAAATCGTTAT
This sequence is a window from Candidatus Dadabacteria bacterium. Protein-coding genes within it:
- the purD gene encoding phosphoribosylamine--glycine ligase produces the protein MKVLVVGGGGREHALCWKISQSPLVERTYCAPGNAGISRHAECVAIGVGDFDSLAQFVKKESVDLTVVGPEQPLCEGITDSFEKEGLLVFGPSKAAAELEGSKIFSKKLMKKYGIPTGEYSVFTDLGQAIAKIGESEPPFVVKADGLAAGKGVIICHSREEGEDAVRSMMERAAFGEAGTKVVIEEFLTGEEASFFAFTDGENILPLETSQDHKPIYDGDRGPNTGGMGAYTPAPLVTDELRRRIIDEVMIPTVRAMKSEGRTYKGILYAGLMIKDGSFKVLEFNCRFGDPEAQPLLMKMDSDIVPVLYSIARGEMSTDPLQWKDGFCVCVVMASDGYPGSYDKGVPLTKAGDFEDTAETVVFHAGTAFSGGRLVTSGGRVLGVTSLGATIEESISRAYRAVDSVSEQCLIYRTDIGKKALSRSGLK
- the glmS gene encoding glutamine--fructose-6-phosphate transaminase (isomerizing) — translated: MCGIVGYVGSSDRTKSVLCESLGRLEYRGYDSSGICFVENGRSRVIRSKGKLENLFTKLKDCEVTSSLGIAHTRWATHGDPSERNAHPQVSGPISVVHNGIVENYPELKEELVAAGYEFCSDTDTEVICHLIRDFTEKGNSLLESTRKAFEKIEGSYAVAVMSDTEPGKIIATRRFSPLIIARNGNECFLASDIPAILPYTREFIFLEDNDFVVLEENGISVTDAAGNDVSRDPTVVDWDPSVTEKSGYRHYMLKEIFEQPAAIFDTLRGKFTADMRKVVFEDLDPSLLRNTQRIIIAACGTSYHAALIGKYMIEEVAGVNTQVELASEFRHRNPVVGPDTLFIAVSQSGETADTSEALLKAKELGMNSIGITNVALSKISRESDCVIATKAGPEIGVASTKSFTTQVMAFYLLSVYLAISRKTIDSKRARQLIADAISVSKLQQEVLGLDERLRELSRDFYGYRNFIYLGRGINYPVALEGALKLKEISYIHAEGYAAGEMKHGPIALIDRNMPVVFIAPEEDVYYKKLLGNFQEVKARGGRIIFITSDRELRLPDERDRKIVIPKSSYLVSPMVSVIPVQFMAYHIANILGTDVDQPRNLAKVVTVE